A window of Costertonia aggregata contains these coding sequences:
- a CDS encoding glycine--tRNA ligase, with product MANQEDIFKKVVSHAKEYGYVFQSSEIYDGLSAVYDYAQNGAELKKNIREYWWKAMVQLNDNIVGIDAAIFMHPTTWKASGHIDAFNDPLIDNKDSKKRYRADVLVEDYVAKIEAKIEKEVIKAAKRFGDKFDKEQFLATNPRVLGYQEDANTILKRLGKSLENEDLADVKKLIEQLGIACPLSGSKNWTDVKQFNLMFGTKLGASADSAMDLYLRPETAQGIFVNFLNVQKTGRMKIPFGIAQTGKAFRNEIVARQFIFRMREFEQMEMQFFVQPGTQKEWYEKWKENRMKWHLSLGLGEENYRFHDHEKLAHYADAASDIEFRFPFGFKELEGIHSRTDFDLGAHENHSGKKLQYFDHEQKENYVPYVVETSIGLDRMFLAVFSNALKEEELENGTTRTVLKLPAVLAPTKAAVLPLVKKDGLPKVAKDIIDDLKWDFNVSYDEKDAVGRRYRRQDANGTPFCITVDHQTLEDKTVTIRHRDTMEQSRVAISAIKEIIHQEVDMKTWLQKIG from the coding sequence ATGGCAAATCAAGAAGATATTTTTAAAAAAGTCGTGTCCCACGCAAAGGAATATGGTTATGTGTTCCAATCCAGTGAAATTTATGATGGGCTCAGTGCCGTTTATGATTATGCGCAGAACGGTGCCGAACTAAAAAAGAACATACGCGAGTACTGGTGGAAAGCCATGGTGCAGCTCAATGATAATATTGTAGGTATAGATGCAGCTATCTTCATGCACCCGACCACTTGGAAAGCCTCTGGGCACATAGATGCCTTTAATGATCCATTGATAGACAACAAAGATTCCAAAAAACGATATCGTGCCGATGTTTTGGTAGAGGATTATGTTGCCAAAATCGAAGCGAAAATAGAAAAGGAAGTAATCAAGGCTGCAAAACGTTTTGGCGATAAATTCGACAAAGAACAATTTTTGGCCACCAACCCTAGGGTCTTAGGCTATCAAGAAGATGCCAATACCATCTTGAAACGATTGGGGAAATCATTGGAAAACGAAGATTTGGCCGATGTCAAAAAACTCATAGAACAATTGGGCATCGCATGTCCGTTGTCGGGATCCAAAAACTGGACAGATGTAAAACAGTTCAACCTTATGTTCGGCACCAAATTGGGAGCCTCGGCCGATAGTGCCATGGATTTATACCTAAGGCCCGAAACCGCCCAAGGTATTTTTGTCAATTTTTTGAACGTGCAGAAAACCGGGCGTATGAAAATTCCTTTTGGTATAGCCCAAACGGGAAAGGCCTTTAGGAACGAAATCGTGGCGAGACAGTTTATCTTTAGAATGCGTGAGTTTGAACAAATGGAAATGCAATTTTTCGTTCAGCCCGGTACGCAAAAGGAATGGTATGAAAAGTGGAAGGAAAATCGCATGAAATGGCATCTTTCCCTAGGGTTGGGCGAGGAGAACTATCGTTTTCACGATCATGAAAAGCTGGCCCACTATGCAGATGCCGCTTCGGATATTGAATTTCGTTTTCCCTTTGGCTTCAAAGAGTTGGAAGGAATACATTCCCGAACCGATTTTGACTTGGGCGCACATGAAAACCACTCCGGTAAAAAATTACAATACTTTGATCACGAACAAAAGGAAAATTATGTGCCCTATGTCGTAGAGACTTCAATAGGTCTTGATCGTATGTTCCTTGCAGTATTTTCAAATGCCTTAAAAGAAGAGGAATTGGAGAATGGTACCACTCGTACCGTTTTGAAGTTGCCGGCAGTCTTGGCACCCACGAAAGCGGCCGTTTTACCTTTGGTAAAAAAGGACGGATTGCCAAAAGTGGCCAAAGACATCATAGACGACCTCAAATGGGACTTTAACGTGTCATATGATGAAAAAGATGCTGTTGGTCGCAGATACCGCAGGCAAGATGCCAATGGAACACCATTTTGTATTACGGTAGATCATCAAACCTTGGAAGATAAGACCGTTACCATTCGCCATCGCGATACCATGGAGCAATCACGTGTAGCTATTTCTGCGATCAAGGAAATAATACACCAAGAAGTGGATATGAAAACGTGGTTGCAAAAAATAGGATAG
- a CDS encoding TonB-dependent receptor family protein encodes MKGAISGFFLCFAMVWGIAQEPAKKDSVTVLEEVILLEEAIKKKANGITPSEIIGPKIFRNYSPIDAASIINQIPGVYLLSGALNTNRITIRGIGARTPFGTDKLRLYFNGIPVTNGTGSSTLEAYDIENLGSIEIIKGPKGSAFGTNLGGAILLNTKESIDDFTRFTNNFTFGSYGLLKNNLSFEHNDDKLSFGIRYGHLNTNGFRENNRFQRDGFLLNSTFKINMKNSITFLLNHIDYTAQIPSSLGETDFIENPRQAAFTWGASQGFEANRYTLAGLSYTHSFDTSLENTTSVFYTYLDHYEPRPFNILDEFTNGYGFRTSFSGKLSFADYTIGAELYKDEYNWGTFENLYQENNGNGSLQGNRISKNKEFRRQSNIFGTFTYPFTSRFSVQLGLNLNQTKYDFRDLFNTDDSNKNAARNFNAILLPNFTLEYKLSDKSSFYGNISRGFSNPSLEETLTPDGVINPDIAQEKGINYEIGSRLTLLKKRLSVNLALYQMDVNDLLVAQRVGDDQFIGRNAGKTRHQGIDLALTYTAAVTAKLTLSPFLNYTLSNHSFIDFVDGDDDFSGNPLTGVPKHRINTGIQLKHSAGFYWNIIHQFVDEISLTDANTLYSDSFNIFNTRMGYQKQVLDNFSIGVDFGINNIMNTLYAQSVLINARSFGGNEPRYFYPGNDRNFYGSIQLKYTL; translated from the coding sequence ATGAAAGGTGCTATTTCTGGTTTTTTCCTGTGTTTTGCAATGGTTTGGGGCATTGCCCAAGAACCCGCCAAAAAAGATAGTGTCACTGTTCTTGAAGAAGTTATTTTATTGGAAGAGGCCATTAAAAAAAAAGCTAATGGGATTACCCCATCGGAAATCATTGGCCCAAAAATTTTCCGGAATTATAGCCCCATTGATGCCGCTTCGATAATAAATCAAATTCCTGGGGTTTATCTCCTCTCCGGAGCTTTGAACACTAATAGGATTACCATCAGGGGCATTGGCGCCAGAACCCCTTTCGGAACCGATAAGCTTCGCCTTTATTTTAACGGCATTCCCGTAACCAATGGTACAGGATCTTCAACTTTAGAGGCATATGATATTGAAAATTTAGGCAGTATAGAAATCATCAAAGGGCCAAAAGGTAGCGCCTTTGGTACAAATCTAGGAGGCGCCATATTGTTGAACACAAAAGAATCAATAGATGATTTTACCCGTTTTACCAACAATTTTACATTTGGTTCATATGGTCTACTAAAAAACAATCTAAGTTTTGAGCATAATGACGATAAACTATCGTTTGGCATACGATACGGGCATTTGAACACCAACGGGTTCAGAGAGAACAACCGTTTTCAACGTGATGGCTTTTTGTTGAATTCAACCTTTAAAATCAATATGAAAAACTCCATTACTTTTTTATTGAACCATATTGATTATACCGCCCAAATACCAAGCTCCCTTGGTGAGACCGATTTTATTGAAAACCCGAGACAAGCAGCTTTTACGTGGGGGGCTTCGCAAGGTTTTGAAGCCAACAGATACACTTTGGCAGGACTCTCCTATACCCACAGCTTTGACACTTCTTTAGAGAACACAACCAGTGTTTTTTATACGTATTTGGACCACTACGAACCTAGACCTTTCAATATTTTGGATGAATTTACCAACGGTTACGGTTTTCGCACTTCTTTTTCGGGTAAACTATCTTTTGCCGACTACACCATTGGGGCTGAGCTATATAAAGATGAATATAACTGGGGTACCTTTGAAAATTTGTATCAAGAAAATAATGGCAATGGGAGCCTACAGGGCAATCGTATCAGCAAAAACAAGGAATTTAGAAGACAGTCGAATATTTTTGGAACGTTCACCTACCCATTTACCTCCAGATTTTCAGTACAATTAGGACTTAATCTCAACCAAACCAAATATGATTTTAGGGATTTGTTCAATACGGACGACAGCAACAAAAATGCAGCACGAAATTTTAACGCTATACTACTGCCCAATTTTACCTTGGAATATAAACTCAGCGACAAAAGTTCGTTTTACGGTAACATAAGTCGTGGATTCTCTAACCCAAGCTTAGAGGAAACCTTGACTCCCGATGGAGTTATCAATCCAGATATAGCCCAAGAAAAAGGAATAAATTATGAAATTGGAAGTAGGTTGACTCTCCTAAAGAAAAGACTTTCGGTAAACCTTGCGCTCTATCAAATGGACGTTAACGACCTTTTGGTAGCACAACGTGTAGGGGACGATCAATTTATCGGTAGAAATGCCGGAAAGACCAGACACCAAGGCATTGACCTAGCACTTACCTATACTGCTGCCGTTACCGCTAAGTTAACCTTATCCCCTTTCTTGAATTACACCCTAAGTAACCATAGCTTTATCGATTTTGTAGATGGGGATGACGATTTTTCTGGTAATCCATTGACGGGCGTGCCAAAACATAGAATCAATACCGGTATACAACTGAAGCACTCAGCTGGCTTTTACTGGAACATAATACATCAATTTGTCGATGAAATTTCTTTGACGGACGCAAATACCCTGTACAGCGACTCTTTCAACATATTCAATACAAGAATGGGATATCAAAAGCAGGTATTGGATAATTTCAGCATTGGGGTAGATTTTGGCATCAATAACATCATGAACACCCTATACGCACAATCGGTACTGATCAATGCAAGGAGTTTTGGCGGTAACGAGCCCCGTTATTTTTATCCTGGGAACGATAGAAATTTTTATGGGAGTATACAGTTAAAATACACGCTTTGA
- a CDS encoding DUF3575 domain-containing protein, which translates to MIILFIITNGYFSNAQAYPQFENDHEIKLNIGLFLATTTVEGSYEYFLNQDVSIGGTLYADNDAADYNGNFGIGPNVRAYFGYRPRSGFFAEAFGLYYTGEEETQNNTAQPSRDYNTFALGLGIGNKWVTRSQKFSLEINAGLGRNVKTEEFQNTFMYRAGLSLGFRF; encoded by the coding sequence ATGATTATACTTTTTATTATAACCAACGGTTATTTCTCAAATGCCCAGGCTTATCCCCAATTTGAAAACGACCACGAGATAAAACTCAACATAGGTTTATTTTTAGCGACTACAACGGTAGAAGGTTCCTATGAATATTTTTTGAACCAAGATGTAAGTATTGGAGGTACCTTATATGCCGATAATGATGCTGCCGACTATAACGGCAACTTTGGTATAGGGCCAAATGTAAGGGCTTATTTCGGGTATCGCCCAAGAAGTGGTTTCTTTGCCGAGGCTTTTGGGCTTTATTATACCGGAGAAGAGGAAACACAGAACAACACCGCTCAACCATCAAGAGATTATAACACCTTTGCTTTAGGCCTTGGCATAGGCAATAAATGGGTCACCAGAAGTCAAAAATTTTCATTGGAAATAAATGCGGGGCTAGGCCGAAATGTAAAAACCGAAGAATTTCAAAATACCTTCATGTACAGAGCCGGACTTTCATTAGGGTTTCGGTTTTAA
- a CDS encoding exodeoxyribonuclease III translates to MKIVSYNVNGIRAALNKGFLEWLQTVDPDVVCLQEIKAMEEQLDLSLFENAGYSHNYWFSAQKKGYSGVAILSKTKPDHVEVGTGIKYMDFEGRNLRADFGNLSVMSMYLPSGTNQARLEHKLTYMADFQKYADKLRKSRPNLIVLGDYNICHEAIDIHNPVGLKNVSGFLPVEREWIGNFIKSGFIDSFRHFNSEPNNYTWWSYRANARNNNKGWRLDYAMVSEPLKDKLKRSVILSEAKHSDHCPILVELD, encoded by the coding sequence ATGAAAATAGTATCATATAACGTTAATGGGATTCGAGCAGCGTTGAACAAGGGTTTCTTGGAATGGTTGCAAACCGTTGACCCAGATGTGGTTTGTCTTCAAGAAATCAAAGCAATGGAAGAGCAATTGGACCTTTCGCTTTTCGAAAATGCCGGATATTCGCATAACTACTGGTTCAGTGCGCAAAAAAAAGGATATAGCGGTGTTGCCATCTTATCAAAAACGAAACCAGACCATGTAGAAGTCGGGACCGGAATCAAGTATATGGATTTCGAGGGGCGAAACCTAAGGGCCGATTTTGGCAATCTTTCGGTCATGAGCATGTATTTGCCTTCGGGAACCAATCAGGCAAGGCTGGAACATAAATTGACGTATATGGCAGATTTTCAGAAATATGCCGATAAACTTCGCAAGTCACGCCCCAATTTGATTGTGCTGGGAGACTATAATATTTGTCACGAGGCCATAGATATTCACAATCCCGTTGGCTTAAAAAATGTTTCGGGATTTTTGCCTGTGGAACGGGAATGGATAGGTAACTTTATCAAAAGTGGCTTTATTGATAGTTTTCGTCACTTTAATTCCGAACCCAATAATTATACCTGGTGGAGCTATCGTGCCAATGCGAGAAACAACAACAAGGGTTGGCGTTTAGATTATGCTATGGTCAGCGAGCCTCTAAAAGATAAGCTAAAACGTTCCGTTATCTTGTCCGAGGCCAAGCATAGCGATCATTGCCCGATTCTAGTAGAATTGGATTAA
- a CDS encoding NADP(H)-dependent aldo-keto reductase has protein sequence MIYTKLPHTDIEVSKICLGTMTWGHQNTEAEGHEQMDYAVDKGVNFFDAAELYPVPAHPDYQGETEKIIGTWFKKTGKRDKIILASKIAGNGDYTKFIRTTGFKREAVIEAVEGSLQRLQTDYVDLYQLHWPERNTNYFGQRGYKHDITDYWEDNIHQVLETLRDLIREGKIRHVGISNETPWGTMRYLEESKVHATLPRSITIQNPYSLLNRLFEVGLSEISMREKIGLLAYSPLGFGVLSGKYLGDRMPEGARVTMHPRFKRYSGEISKKATQKYYELAQANDISMAQMSLAFVNTRPFVTSNIIGATSIKQLEENIASIDVKLTDEILKGIEAIHDEFPNPAP, from the coding sequence ATGATTTATACCAAACTCCCCCATACCGATATAGAGGTAAGCAAAATTTGTCTAGGCACAATGACATGGGGACATCAAAATACCGAAGCTGAAGGTCACGAACAAATGGATTATGCCGTGGATAAAGGGGTCAATTTTTTTGATGCTGCCGAATTGTATCCAGTACCAGCTCATCCCGATTATCAAGGGGAAACTGAAAAAATAATAGGGACTTGGTTTAAGAAAACAGGAAAAAGGGATAAAATAATTTTGGCATCCAAAATTGCAGGGAACGGCGATTATACAAAATTTATTAGAACCACAGGTTTTAAGAGGGAAGCCGTAATAGAAGCAGTTGAAGGAAGTTTACAAAGACTCCAGACCGATTATGTAGACTTATACCAATTGCACTGGCCAGAAAGGAATACCAATTATTTTGGCCAACGTGGCTATAAGCACGACATCACAGATTATTGGGAAGATAATATTCATCAAGTTTTGGAAACTTTACGGGATTTGATTCGTGAAGGAAAAATAAGGCATGTAGGTATATCCAATGAAACGCCTTGGGGCACCATGCGTTATTTGGAAGAAAGCAAGGTGCATGCCACGCTCCCCAGAAGTATTACCATTCAAAACCCGTACAGTTTGTTGAATCGTTTGTTCGAGGTAGGTCTTTCAGAGATATCAATGCGAGAGAAAATAGGCCTTCTCGCTTACTCCCCATTGGGTTTTGGTGTACTCAGCGGTAAATACCTAGGGGATAGAATGCCCGAGGGTGCTCGTGTTACCATGCATCCTAGATTCAAAAGATACAGCGGAGAGATTTCAAAAAAAGCTACCCAAAAGTACTATGAACTGGCACAAGCCAACGATATATCCATGGCCCAAATGTCTTTGGCATTCGTTAATACGAGACCTTTCGTTACCAGTAATATCATTGGGGCTACCTCTATAAAACAGTTGGAGGAAAATATTGCCAGTATTGATGTAAAACTAACCGATGAGATTTTAAAGGGGATAGAAGCCATTCATGACGAGTTTCCTAATCCAGCTCCGTAG
- the radA gene encoding DNA repair protein RadA: MAKTKTAFFCQNCGTQYAKWVGQCSACKEWNTVAEEIIQKEEKSGWKSPANTSKKITKPLRINEISINREIRLDTFDLEFNRVLGGGLVPGALVLLGGEPGVGKSTLLLQIALKLPYKTLYVSGEESQKQIKMRADRIHPNSETCFILTETKTQNIFQQIEATEPDIVVIDSIQTLHSDYIESAAGSISQIRECTAELIKFAKETHTPVILIGHITKDGSIAGPKILEHMVDTVLQFEGDRNYVYRILRSLKNRFGSTAELGIYEMQGGGLRQVNNPSEILISKNDEGLSGTAIASTIEGMRPLMIEIQALVSTAVYGTPQRSTTGYNAKRLNMLLAVLEKRAGFKLGAKDVFLNITGGISVDDPAIDLAVIAAILSSNEDIPIEKGICFAAEVGLAGEIRPVQRVDQRILEAEKLGFTSIYVSKNNKIGLKNTQIRVILASRIEDVVGSLFG, from the coding sequence ATGGCCAAAACCAAAACCGCTTTTTTTTGTCAAAATTGTGGCACCCAATACGCTAAATGGGTAGGGCAATGCAGTGCTTGCAAGGAATGGAACACCGTTGCAGAGGAAATAATCCAAAAAGAGGAAAAATCGGGTTGGAAGAGCCCTGCCAATACCTCTAAAAAAATAACTAAACCTTTACGGATAAACGAAATCTCGATAAACAGGGAAATACGCCTCGACACCTTTGATCTAGAGTTCAATCGTGTCTTAGGTGGCGGGCTTGTTCCCGGAGCGTTGGTACTGTTGGGCGGAGAGCCTGGTGTGGGAAAAAGCACCCTACTGCTTCAAATAGCATTGAAACTACCCTACAAGACCTTGTATGTTTCAGGTGAGGAAAGTCAAAAACAGATAAAGATGCGTGCGGATCGTATTCATCCCAATAGTGAGACCTGCTTTATCCTTACGGAAACAAAAACACAGAATATCTTTCAGCAGATCGAAGCTACCGAACCTGATATCGTGGTAATCGATTCCATCCAAACGTTGCATTCAGATTATATTGAATCCGCAGCAGGAAGTATCTCACAAATACGGGAATGTACTGCGGAACTTATCAAATTTGCAAAGGAGACCCATACGCCCGTTATCTTGATCGGTCATATTACCAAAGACGGTTCAATAGCCGGGCCTAAAATATTGGAGCATATGGTAGACACGGTACTTCAATTCGAAGGTGACCGTAATTATGTATACCGAATTTTACGCTCCCTAAAAAACAGGTTTGGCTCAACGGCCGAACTCGGTATTTACGAAATGCAGGGCGGTGGTTTACGGCAAGTGAACAACCCGTCCGAAATCCTGATCTCCAAAAACGATGAAGGGCTCAGCGGTACAGCAATAGCTTCTACCATTGAGGGCATGCGACCTTTGATGATAGAAATACAGGCATTGGTCAGTACCGCAGTGTATGGTACGCCCCAACGGTCCACAACTGGTTATAATGCAAAACGCCTAAACATGCTTTTGGCCGTACTCGAAAAACGAGCGGGATTTAAGCTGGGGGCCAAAGATGTTTTCTTGAATATCACCGGAGGCATTTCAGTTGATGACCCTGCCATTGATTTGGCCGTTATCGCCGCCATTCTTTCCAGTAATGAGGACATCCCGATAGAAAAAGGCATCTGTTTTGCCGCCGAGGTAGGTCTCGCAGGCGAAATACGACCCGTACAACGGGTAGACCAGCGTATTTTGGAAGCAGAAAAATTAGGCTTTACATCAATTTACGTATCAAAAAATAACAAAATAGGTCTAAAAAACACCCAAATACGAGTTATACTAGCTTCCCGTATTGAAGATGTCGTCGGCAGTTTATTTGGGTAA
- a CDS encoding alpha/beta hydrolase: MKRLVSFFAFAICFGLSAQVKQEIFESFKLQERRDVRYYFPEDYTEEKKYPLIVVMDAEYLFDQVVAVSKFNSEFQGMPQAIIVGIHQNKDGLRFDDCAFEENGLPSEKGKLFYEFLGMEIIPYLDLNYKTAPFKMIVGYGITANFMNYWLFKEQSLFNAYISISPTLAPEMETRVPSRLAAMEKHIFYHLITSGEKNANRNRIAQMDAELKKLEKDNIHYYFDEYADANETSVATYGLGKAWDRTFQMFKQISPKEYKEKILTSEEPAFSYLEKKYSMISDLFGFEKKVELNDIMAIYAASRKKDDFESLKPLSDLCKKEFPETMMGFYFEGEYYEELGEAKKALRTFEKAFGMEEIDFLTKEMALEKIDALKADFGF, translated from the coding sequence ATGAAACGCTTAGTGTCTTTTTTTGCATTTGCAATATGCTTTGGATTATCCGCACAAGTAAAACAAGAGATTTTTGAATCCTTCAAATTACAGGAAAGAAGGGATGTCCGATATTATTTTCCCGAAGACTATACCGAAGAAAAAAAATACCCTTTGATCGTCGTTATGGATGCCGAATATCTATTCGACCAAGTAGTGGCCGTTTCAAAGTTCAATAGCGAATTTCAAGGAATGCCTCAAGCAATTATAGTTGGTATTCATCAAAATAAGGATGGCTTACGTTTTGATGATTGTGCTTTTGAGGAAAATGGTTTGCCTTCTGAAAAAGGAAAACTTTTTTATGAGTTTTTGGGCATGGAAATTATTCCTTATCTAGACCTTAACTACAAAACCGCCCCATTTAAAATGATCGTAGGGTACGGTATTACTGCAAACTTTATGAATTATTGGCTGTTCAAGGAACAATCGCTTTTTAATGCCTATATAAGCATCTCACCGACCTTGGCACCTGAAATGGAAACTAGGGTACCTTCACGTTTAGCAGCCATGGAAAAACATATTTTTTATCATTTGATAACTTCAGGTGAGAAGAACGCAAATAGAAATCGTATCGCCCAAATGGATGCGGAATTAAAAAAATTGGAAAAGGATAATATCCACTACTATTTTGATGAATATGCCGATGCCAACGAGACTTCAGTAGCCACTTACGGCTTGGGAAAAGCATGGGACAGAACCTTTCAAATGTTCAAACAAATAAGCCCAAAAGAGTACAAAGAAAAGATATTGACTTCGGAAGAACCTGCATTCAGCTATTTAGAAAAGAAATATAGTATGATATCCGATTTATTTGGATTTGAGAAAAAGGTGGAGTTAAACGACATCATGGCCATTTATGCTGCAAGCCGTAAAAAAGACGATTTCGAGTCTCTAAAACCTCTTTCTGACCTTTGTAAAAAAGAATTTCCCGAAACCATGATGGGCTTTTATTTTGAGGGCGAATATTATGAGGAATTGGGCGAGGCCAAAAAAGCGTTACGCACTTTTGAAAAAGCCTTTGGTATGGAAGAAATCGATTTCTTGACCAAAGAAATGGCTCTTGAAAAAATTGATGCGCTCAAGGCCGATTTCGGGTTTTAA
- a CDS encoding lysylphosphatidylglycerol synthase transmembrane domain-containing protein codes for MNKSIKKTLKIILPIVLGVFLVWYLYNSTTPFQRKEIIKYVREADLFWVSVSIAIGILSHVSRAIRWNYLLEPLGYKPKITNNVLIILTAYLANLGIPRSGEILRATALATYEDVPFEKGIGTIVTERIIDLIMLLLVISIALLLQTDLILGFIQESGLGILSGGVILAIGIIGLVIAIRLVKKSTSAFAVKLKNFLKSLLDGILSVFKMKRKWAFIFHTFFIWGAYIMMFWVIKFTVLETTGLSFGALLVAFVGGAFAMATTNGGFLAFPIAVSKSLEIFGISAVSGTAFGWIMWIAQTAMVIFFGAISFLLLPLLNRNK; via the coding sequence GTGAACAAATCGATTAAAAAAACACTAAAAATAATACTCCCAATAGTCTTGGGAGTTTTTTTGGTCTGGTACCTATATAACTCCACAACCCCTTTTCAACGCAAGGAAATCATCAAGTATGTTCGCGAAGCCGATTTATTTTGGGTAAGCGTTTCAATAGCCATAGGCATTCTCAGCCATGTCTCAAGGGCCATACGGTGGAACTATCTACTTGAACCTTTGGGGTACAAACCCAAAATAACCAATAACGTACTGATCATTTTAACGGCGTATTTGGCCAATTTGGGTATTCCAAGGTCGGGGGAGATACTTAGGGCCACAGCTTTGGCCACATATGAGGATGTTCCCTTCGAGAAAGGAATAGGCACTATAGTTACTGAAAGGATTATTGACCTCATTATGCTTTTGTTGGTAATATCAATAGCATTATTGCTCCAAACCGACCTTATTTTAGGTTTTATACAAGAATCGGGGCTCGGCATACTTAGTGGCGGCGTTATTTTGGCCATTGGCATCATTGGATTGGTAATAGCCATACGATTGGTCAAAAAATCTACCTCTGCCTTTGCTGTCAAGCTCAAAAATTTTCTAAAAAGTCTTTTGGACGGCATTTTAAGTGTCTTTAAAATGAAGCGTAAATGGGCGTTTATTTTTCATACTTTTTTTATTTGGGGGGCTTATATCATGATGTTTTGGGTCATTAAATTTACCGTTTTGGAAACTACCGGACTTTCTTTTGGAGCTTTGTTGGTAGCATTTGTTGGCGGTGCTTTCGCCATGGCGACGACCAATGGCGGGTTTTTGGCCTTCCCTATTGCCGTAAGTAAATCTCTTGAGATTTTTGGGATAAGTGCGGTATCTGGTACTGCGTTTGGCTGGATCATGTGGATAGCACAGACCGCAATGGTCATTTTCTTCGGTGCAATATCTTTTCTGTTATTACCGTTATTGAACAGAAATAAGTAG
- the panD gene encoding aspartate 1-decarboxylase: MQIEVVKSKIHRVKVTGADLDYIGSITIDEDLMDAANIIQGEKVQIVNNNNGERLETYAIPGPRNSGEITLNGAASRKVAVGDVLILITYARMDIEKAKTFNPSLVFPNEENNLLN, encoded by the coding sequence ATGCAAATTGAAGTCGTAAAATCAAAAATTCACCGTGTAAAAGTTACCGGTGCCGATCTTGATTACATTGGCAGCATTACCATTGATGAAGATTTGATGGATGCCGCAAATATTATCCAAGGCGAAAAAGTCCAGATCGTAAACAACAATAATGGAGAACGCTTGGAGACTTACGCCATACCGGGACCAAGAAATAGTGGTGAAATAACCCTAAACGGTGCCGCATCTCGAAAAGTAGCCGTTGGCGACGTACTTATTTTAATAACCTACGCAAGAATGGATATTGAGAAGGCCAAAACTTTCAACCCATCTTTGGTATTCCCCAATGAGGAAAACAATCTCTTAAACTGA
- the panC gene encoding pantoate--beta-alanine ligase: MQVFRTKKELTNVLSEKPEQHSIGLVPTMGALHKGHLTLIQRAFEENKVVVVSIFVNPTQFDNKDDLKKYPKALEKDIGLIKTISKEILVFAPPVSEMYSDEISAKSYDFDGLDQVMEGAFRQGHFDGVGTIVEALLTVIAPDIAYFGEKDFQQLQIIKKLVEIRNLAVKIIGCPIVREPNGLALSSRNERLSETMRHSASLIYQTLLSAKEKFGTKSADSIIEWVENRFKQHPDFQLEYIEITDAETLRPFQKKHKNKKYRAFIAVYAEEVRLIDNIALN; the protein is encoded by the coding sequence ATGCAAGTATTCCGTACCAAAAAGGAATTGACCAACGTGCTTTCCGAAAAACCAGAACAACACAGTATAGGTCTTGTACCCACTATGGGCGCACTGCATAAGGGGCATTTGACCCTTATACAAAGGGCATTTGAAGAGAACAAGGTGGTGGTGGTAAGTATATTTGTAAACCCCACGCAATTTGACAATAAGGACGATTTAAAAAAATATCCGAAAGCCTTGGAAAAAGATATTGGTTTGATAAAAACCATCTCCAAGGAAATACTGGTTTTTGCACCACCGGTATCTGAAATGTATTCAGATGAAATCTCTGCAAAATCCTATGATTTTGATGGATTGGACCAGGTGATGGAAGGAGCTTTTAGACAAGGTCATTTTGATGGCGTCGGGACGATAGTTGAAGCTTTATTGACCGTAATAGCTCCCGATATAGCGTATTTTGGGGAAAAGGATTTTCAACAATTGCAAATCATAAAAAAACTTGTTGAGATAAGGAACCTTGCTGTCAAAATCATAGGATGCCCCATAGTTCGAGAGCCAAATGGGTTGGCGTTAAGTTCAAGAAATGAACGTTTGTCCGAGACCATGAGGCATAGCGCCTCACTCATATACCAAACCCTATTGTCTGCCAAGGAAAAATTTGGCACGAAAAGTGCTGATTCTATCATAGAGTGGGTTGAAAACAGGTTTAAGCAACACCCCGATTTTCAATTGGAATATATTGAGATTACCGATGCTGAAACACTCCGACCTTTTCAAAAAAAACATAAAAATAAAAAATATAGGGCTTTTATCGCCGTTTACGCCGAGGAGGTTAGGCTAATAGATAATATAGCCCTGAATTGA